A stretch of Acidimicrobiales bacterium DNA encodes these proteins:
- a CDS encoding fused MFS/spermidine synthase, which produces MSEWGARILVFCTSAAVLVLEILAGRLMAPYVGVSLETFTAIIGVILAGIALGTAAGGRLADRTDPARLIGPALAIGGALAWWSLWLVAVLGPELGSEPPAIVILATVAFFAPAAVLSAISPIATKLRLHTLDETGTVVGSLSAWGTAGALFGTFITGFVLIAAIATRPIVLGLGAALVIAGIVFMLRHTRTVPNAAMVVVLAASLLVGATADSPCEFESAYFCGRVVTDADNPSLRFLWLDTLRHGAVDLEDPTHLEFRYIRLIADVIDSTTTGPIDALHLGGGAFSVPMWVEATRPGSDNHVLEIDDVLLDVARDELGFVTGPRMEVTIGDGRLALDDFATDSFDVMVGDAFGGLAVPWHLTTTEFVAQIDRVLRDDGVYVMNVIDGDQNRFAEWELRTLQEHFDHVAAIVHPDGIDSRVRNQILIASDAPLPPIDFAADDGLWIDDIDAFIGDGQILRDDFAPVEQLAANPH; this is translated from the coding sequence ATGTCCGAGTGGGGTGCCCGAATACTCGTGTTCTGCACGTCGGCGGCGGTGCTCGTGCTGGAGATCCTCGCCGGCCGGCTGATGGCGCCCTACGTCGGTGTGTCGCTCGAGACGTTCACCGCGATCATCGGCGTGATCCTCGCCGGCATCGCCCTCGGCACCGCGGCCGGCGGACGACTGGCCGACCGCACCGACCCGGCCCGGCTCATCGGTCCGGCCCTCGCCATCGGCGGCGCCCTCGCCTGGTGGTCGCTCTGGCTCGTCGCCGTCCTCGGACCCGAGCTCGGCAGCGAACCGCCGGCGATCGTCATCCTCGCGACGGTCGCGTTCTTCGCGCCGGCCGCCGTGCTCAGCGCCATCAGCCCGATCGCCACGAAACTCCGCCTCCACACGCTCGACGAGACTGGCACGGTCGTCGGCAGCCTCTCGGCTTGGGGCACGGCCGGTGCGCTGTTCGGCACGTTCATCACCGGGTTCGTCCTCATCGCGGCGATCGCGACGCGGCCGATCGTGCTCGGGCTCGGCGCCGCGCTCGTCATCGCCGGGATCGTCTTCATGCTGCGCCACACCCGGACCGTGCCGAACGCGGCGATGGTCGTCGTGCTCGCCGCGTCGCTGCTGGTCGGTGCGACCGCCGACTCACCCTGCGAGTTCGAGTCGGCCTACTTCTGTGGCCGGGTCGTGACGGATGCCGACAACCCCTCACTGCGGTTCCTGTGGCTCGACACCCTGCGTCACGGCGCCGTCGATCTGGAGGACCCGACCCATCTCGAGTTCCGTTACATCCGCCTGATCGCCGACGTGATCGACTCGACCACGACGGGCCCGATCGACGCGCTCCATCTCGGTGGTGGCGCGTTCTCCGTTCCGATGTGGGTCGAGGCCACCCGGCCGGGCAGCGACAACCACGTCCTCGAGATCGACGATGTCCTCCTCGACGTCGCCCGCGACGAGCTCGGTTTCGTCACCGGGCCACGCATGGAGGTGACGATCGGCGACGGGCGGCTGGCACTCGACGACTTCGCCACCGATTCGTTCGACGTCATGGTCGGCGACGCCTTCGGCGGGCTCGCCGTGCCGTGGCACCTCACCACCACCGAGTTCGTCGCTCAGATCGACCGGGTCCTGCGCGACGACGGCGTCTACGTGATGAACGTGATCGACGGGGACCAGAACCGATTCGCCGAATGGGAGCTGCGCACCCTCCAGGAGCACTTCGACCATGTCGCGGCGATCGTGCACCCCGACGGCATCGACAGCCGGGTACGCAACCAGATCCTCATCGCCTCGGACGCGCCGCTGCCCCCGATCGACTTCGCCGCCGACGACGGCCTCTGGATCGACGACATCGACGCCTTCATCGGCGACGGCCAGATCCTGCGCGACGACTTCGCCCCGGTCGAACAGCTCGCCGCCAACCCCCACTGA
- a CDS encoding sigma-70 family RNA polymerase sigma factor: protein MSGRLTAALTLYTGDRDVAEELAQEALARAWEHWDRVGAMASPEGWVFRTARNLAVSRWRRRAIERRARAGSRADTVADPAEAVALREAVARLPERQRATIVARFYLGLSVAETALHLDCAEGTVKAATSQALDRLRSAGFVDETAVEGTAS from the coding sequence GTGAGCGGCCGTCTGACGGCCGCGCTCACGCTGTACACGGGTGATCGTGATGTCGCCGAGGAGCTCGCACAGGAAGCGCTCGCTCGGGCCTGGGAACACTGGGACCGGGTTGGCGCCATGGCGTCGCCCGAGGGCTGGGTGTTCCGCACGGCGCGCAACCTCGCGGTGTCGCGCTGGCGGCGCCGGGCGATCGAGCGGCGAGCCCGCGCCGGCAGTCGAGCGGACACCGTGGCGGATCCCGCCGAGGCCGTGGCGCTGCGCGAAGCCGTGGCCCGGCTGCCCGAACGCCAGCGGGCGACGATCGTCGCCCGGTTCTACCTCGGACTGTCGGTCGCCGAGACCGCTCTCCATCTCGACTGTGCCGAGGGCACGGTCAAGGCGGCGACGAGCCAGGCGCTCGACCGGCTGCGATCTGCGGGATTCGTCGACGAGACCGCTGTCGAAGGGACTGCGTCATGA
- a CDS encoding amidohydrolase family protein: MGYNPTDGIDQSNNPYIIVSSDTHAGLFVEEYREYLDSSVHEEFDTWLATRHEHRAMVEEMNGEYVEQWERENEIGLKGAYDPAIRDKTLDADGVAGEIIFADGDAVTGMESPPFGAGLSAGMITDPRLAWAGARAHNRWLEEFCATNPPRRAGVALVPITHGIEESVKEIEQLAGKPGVKGIMIPTMWHDNPSYGHESYDPVWAACAEAGLVVHTHSGEADSPAYNENMAQYMLEVAFWTHRPLWQLLLSGKFDKFPNLKYAPVECGSWWLGDLLFKTDAVFGGRNWKVKKMASRTKNLIERLPSEYIGDNVFIGASTMSKVELRRRYVNGLDALMWGTDYPHPEGSWPNTVERLETDFQEIPVEETRLILGLNAVRCYDLDVDGLTKIAADIGPTPEQLNQDLSRRTPPNAVREARFWFDDYNIPWPGDDE; this comes from the coding sequence TCGACCAGAGCAACAACCCGTACATCATCGTGTCGTCCGACACCCACGCCGGTCTGTTCGTCGAGGAGTACCGCGAGTATCTCGACTCCTCGGTCCACGAGGAGTTCGACACCTGGCTCGCCACCCGCCACGAGCATCGCGCCATGGTCGAGGAGATGAACGGCGAGTATGTCGAACAGTGGGAGCGCGAGAACGAGATCGGTCTCAAGGGTGCCTACGACCCGGCGATCCGCGACAAGACACTCGACGCCGACGGCGTGGCCGGCGAGATCATCTTCGCCGACGGCGATGCGGTCACCGGCATGGAATCGCCTCCGTTCGGGGCCGGTCTGTCGGCCGGCATGATCACCGATCCCCGGCTCGCGTGGGCCGGCGCTCGTGCCCACAATCGTTGGCTCGAGGAGTTCTGCGCGACCAACCCGCCCCGTCGCGCCGGCGTCGCCCTCGTGCCGATCACCCACGGCATCGAGGAGTCGGTCAAGGAGATCGAGCAGCTCGCCGGCAAGCCCGGTGTGAAGGGGATCATGATCCCGACGATGTGGCACGACAACCCGTCGTACGGCCACGAGAGCTACGACCCGGTGTGGGCCGCCTGCGCCGAAGCCGGTCTCGTCGTCCACACCCACTCCGGCGAGGCGGACAGTCCCGCGTACAACGAGAACATGGCCCAGTACATGCTCGAGGTGGCGTTCTGGACACACCGACCCCTGTGGCAGCTGCTGCTCTCCGGCAAGTTCGACAAGTTCCCGAACCTCAAGTACGCCCCCGTCGAGTGCGGCTCCTGGTGGCTCGGCGACCTGCTGTTCAAGACCGACGCGGTGTTCGGTGGGCGCAATTGGAAGGTCAAGAAGATGGCCTCCCGCACCAAGAACCTCATCGAGCGTCTGCCATCCGAGTACATCGGCGACAATGTGTTCATCGGTGCGTCCACCATGAGCAAGGTGGAGCTGCGGCGCCGCTACGTCAACGGTCTGGACGCCCTGATGTGGGGCACCGACTATCCGCACCCCGAGGGCTCGTGGCCCAACACGGTGGAGCGGCTCGAGACCGACTTCCAGGAGATCCCCGTCGAGGAGACGCGGCTCATTCTCGGTCTCAACGCCGTGCGTTGCTACGACCTGGACGTCGACGGGCTCACCAAGATCGCGGCGGACATCGGGCCCACGCCCGAGCAGCTCAACCAGGACCTGTCGCGGCGCACGCCGCCGAACGCGGTGCGCGAAGCCCGCTTCTGGTTCGACGACTACAACATCCCCTGGCCCGGCGACGACGAGTAG
- a CDS encoding TIGR03621 family F420-dependent LLM class oxidoreductase, with product MNTIRVGLQLIGDQVLDPVPAARAAEDAGFDVVLVADHIGATRHAPLVNLTAIAAATERIRLGTYVLNNDMRHPVQLAWEAATLDRLSGGRFELGLGAGHTPHEYAEVGIALDPPGMRKARLREAVEIIRPLLDGETVDFEGAHYRIEAASVIPAMQERLPILVGSQGAAMLRHAGEHADGIGLMGLGRTLPDGHRHTVSWATDRLDQQVAHVREGAVGHDRRLDLSALVQVCEVTDDRAAALAAVIDDEIGLTAEVADTAPYVAVGTVDEIAAHFRVGRDRWGITTYVVRCPDQTAIDAFAPVIAALR from the coding sequence TTGAACACGATTCGTGTCGGCCTCCAGCTGATCGGCGACCAGGTCCTCGATCCGGTGCCGGCGGCGCGGGCCGCGGAGGATGCCGGATTCGACGTGGTGCTGGTCGCCGATCACATCGGCGCCACGCGACACGCGCCGCTGGTCAACCTGACCGCGATCGCCGCCGCGACGGAGCGGATCCGGCTCGGTACGTATGTCCTCAACAACGACATGCGCCATCCGGTGCAGCTCGCGTGGGAGGCGGCGACGCTCGATCGGCTGAGTGGCGGCCGCTTCGAGCTCGGGCTCGGCGCGGGCCACACCCCGCACGAGTACGCCGAGGTCGGGATCGCTCTCGACCCGCCCGGTATGCGCAAGGCGCGGCTGCGCGAAGCCGTGGAGATCATCCGCCCGCTGCTCGACGGTGAGACCGTCGACTTCGAGGGTGCGCACTATCGGATCGAAGCCGCGTCGGTGATCCCGGCGATGCAGGAACGGCTGCCGATCCTCGTCGGGAGCCAGGGCGCCGCCATGCTTCGCCACGCGGGCGAGCACGCCGACGGCATCGGCCTGATGGGACTGGGGCGGACGCTGCCGGACGGTCACCGACACACGGTGAGCTGGGCGACCGACCGACTCGATCAACAGGTCGCCCACGTCCGTGAGGGTGCGGTGGGACACGATCGGCGGCTCGATCTGAGTGCGCTGGTGCAGGTGTGCGAGGTGACCGACGATCGCGCCGCCGCCCTCGCTGCCGTCATCGACGACGAGATCGGGTTGACGGCCGAGGTCGCCGACACGGCGCCGTACGTCGCGGTCGGCACCGTCGACGAGATCGCCGCCCACTTCCGTGTCGGTCGTGACCGGTGGGGGATCACGACCTATGTCGTGCGGTGTCCCGACCAGACTGCGATCGACGCGTTCGCCCCCGTCATCGCCGCGCTGCGCTGA